In Juglans microcarpa x Juglans regia isolate MS1-56 chromosome 1S, Jm3101_v1.0, whole genome shotgun sequence, the genomic stretch AAAACTGGAAACAGGTGAAGGACCGTTTGAATAACAAGATGAGGATTTAATAAGGGGGAAGTCGAATATTCAGAAGCCCCAACAGAAAGTTGACAGGACGTGTAGACATGACCGTTGCGTATGTTCCTAAGATGTGGGAATACACAATGACAATTGAATTTAAGTGGGAGAATGGAAACGTGCTAAGGCGATAAAATTTTCGTCACGCCCACGTGGCAAAAATTTGTTGGGTAACTGAAAAGGGTGTTTGTACACTTATGCCTTGTAAATTTGTATAACTTAATGTTACCCTATGGTCTACAGATTCATTGAACTTTGCAGCACATTGGGAGGGCTAATCCATTCTTACCAACTTAACCAAAACGGCAAAGTTTTCCTGCATGTCCCACAAATTTTCAAAGAACTGATACGGTTGGCATCAACTCCGTTTCAGAAGTCCTAACCCAATGCCCAGGTATCATGTTCTGCACTCTGAAATACTCGACCGTTGGTTCCCGCCTTAAGAATTCTTTGTTCCATTTCCACTCTCGACCCACCACTTTCACCCACAGATTCAAGTCCCCCATTCACCAaaacctccaccacctcctaGAGAAATGCTCATCCATGAGAGAACTCAAGCTAATCCATGCCCAAATCATCCTCCATGGCCTAACCAACGAGAACCTCACACTGGGAAAGTTAGTTTCTTTCTGCGCCATCGCCGACACCGGAGATCTCGAATATGCACGGCTCGTATTCAACAAAGCCCCAGAACCCAATAAGTTTATGTACAATAGTTTGATAAGGGGTTACTCAAATGGTGATGACCCGATGGAGGCAATTTCGCTCTACCGCAAAATGATTGGTTCGGGCCTTTCGCCAAACGAGTTTACCCTTCCCTTTGTTCTCAAGGCCTGTGCTCGAAAGTTGGCGTGTTGGGTAGCTGTGGTTGTTCATGGTCAAGCCATTAAATTCGGAACTGGTTTCCACGTTTGTGTGCAAAATGCCCTTATCAGTGTGTATGTTGTTTGTGGGTCGATTGGGTGTGCCCGGAAAATGTTTGACGGTATTTCGGAAAGGACTTTAGTCTCGTGGAATTTGATGATTGGTGGTTATTCGAAAATGGGTTTTTCCAAGGAAGCTTTTTTATTGTTTCAGGAGATGAGAGAATTAGGGGTGGAGCCTGACGAGTTCACCTTAGTTAGTTTACTTTCTCTTTGTTCACAAGTTTGTgatttggattttggaagatttttgCATCTTTACATTGAAATTACTGGAATTGAGATTGATCTAATCGTGAGAAATGCTCTTCTGGATATGTACGCTAAGTGTGGGCATTTGCATGCCGCGAAAATGGTTTTCGACCGAATGCCTAATAAAAATGTGGTCTCTTGGACTTCCATTGTTACTGCATATGCTAAACATGGCCTCACTTTATCTGCTCAGAAAATCTTTGATAACATGCCAGTGAAAAATGTGGTTTCTTGGAATTCAATGATTTCGTCTTATGTCAGAGAAGGCCGTTGCAGGGAAGCTTTGGATCTTTATCTCAACATGTGTGATTTGAGGGTGGTGCCGGATGAGGCTACCTTAGTTAGCATACTCTCAGCCTGTAGCCAAATTGGTGATCTGGTCATGGGAAAGAAAATCCATAATTACATATGCAGTAACAGTTCAATACATGGGGTCACTCTATATAACTCCCTCATAGACATGTATGCAAAGTGTGGTGCCCCTAGAATTGCCTTGGATATCTTTTACAAGATTCCAGAAAAGAATACAGTGTCCTGGAATGCTATTATTGGGGCCCTGGCACTCCATGGTCGTGGCCCAGAAGCTATAGACCTCTTTGAAAAGATGCAAGCATGTGGAGTTCGGCCTGATGAGATCACTTTCACTGCATTGCTTTCTGCTTGTAGTCACAGTGGTCTTATTGACTTGGGGAGacattattttcacaaaatgagTTCCATTTACGGGCTATCACATGAAATTGAGCACTATGCTTGCATGGTTGATCTTCTTGGGAGAGGAGGGCTCTTAGAAGAAGCAATTAGGCTGATAGGAGGAATGCAAATGAAGCCGGATGTTGTTGTTTGGTGTGCCTTGCTCGGTGCTTGTAGGACCTATGGTAATATAGAGGTTGGGAGGCAAATCCTAAAGCAGCTTTTGGTGATGGAGCCATATAACTCGGGGCTTTACGTGCTTCTCTCAAACATATACTGTGAAGCTGAAAGATGGGAAGATGTGAAGAAGATAAGGAAACTAATGGATGACTGTGGGATCCAAAAGTGTAGAGCAATTAGCCTCATCGAGATTGATGGTTGTGTTCAGGAATTTCTGGTTGACGACAAAAGACATGAAATTTGGAGCAGTATACACTCCATGCTTGATCAATTAACACAACATTTGAAGTTTTCAGGATATTCATGCAATATTTCAAGTGCATATTTGGATGTAGATGAAATATAGCCCCGTGCCCATTTTTGAGTTGTACTAATAAGCTGTGAGAAAGTAACTTGAAACACTAGGATTATATCTTTATTCTTTCCCTTCTATTCTTTGTAAAACATCACAACAGTTTTCCTTCTAATTATAAAATCAGGAAAGAGTACGTGTATGAACATGCAATTATTAAAGAGTTTCTATTTCACAGTGCAGATTTCTACCTTTAGTTCATACAGTTTAGCCATTAGCTGATGATTAATCAAGGCAGCTTCCATCATTACAGAATTGAGGTCTTCTTGTCACGACGATGTAGACTGACCCATCATTCTATAGGTCAATACTAAAAACAATTGCAAAAGTTTCAATCtagaacatattttaaaaattctttattcaaaatttcattcCACTTCcaaaaaactcaattaaaaaaaatttcttaaaacttctctcacattccTAAAATGTTTCCTATCCAAAAAGAGTTTTGTTAGGTACCCAGGTCCTTGTACTCGGACTCTCACATGTGAACGATGATTCTAGTGAAAATCCAGTGAGTAGTAACAACTTGTGAAGATCATGTTATAGATGAAAGGTCAGCTGAAATCATGTACTTGTAATTAGTTTAGGCTAATTTGTATCTTTGTATTAAACTCATTGTCCATTACATGTATATGATACATTCAAGTATAAATAGCAAAGGTTCTCTGGCTTGATTTTTCATTCAagcttatttcattttaaatctttcatggtatcagagcaaccAAAAAATAATTCCTTGATCCTACCAATCAATATGGCCTCCTCTACAACCTCCTTTGTATTACCAGGAATCACCCACCACATCTCCACCAAATTGCATGGCACAAATTATCTAAACTGAGTTTCTCAGTTCATTCCCATTCTTAGAAGCCATGAACTTATGGGCATTATTGATGGCACCGAGCCATGCCCTCCCAAGTTCATCGTTGATGACAATGGAAATATAACTGATGTGATTAATCCCAGCTATTCTATATGGCAAAAGAAGGATCAATACCTTCTTGAATGGGTTACAACCACATTGTCTAACAATGTCCTCTCCTCCATTTATAGACTTGGAACATCAAGACAAGTAAGGACCTTACTTTCTTCCCATTTTGCATCACAATCTTGTTCACGAATTGCCTATTTAAAAAGCCAGTTGCAGTCTTTACAGCAAGGCTCTCGCTCCTGCTCAGAGTATCTCAGTCAAGCCAAATCCTGGGCTAACCAACTCACAGTTGTTGGGAAGAATATAGAAGATGATGATCTCATATCATACGTCTTATGAGGCCTGAACCCAGCATACACTGCATTTATCACCTCCTTCAACTTTGCATTTCGTGATTCAACCTTCTCATTTGAAGACTTTCAGGCAAAACTACTTAATTACGAGATAATGCAAGGAAATACATTTACTCCAAGCAGCTGTGAATCGAGGAATTTTGCCTTATATTCTCACAAGCCAAAGCAATATAATCAGAAGGGAAAGAACTCTGGTCATAACAAAAACTACTAAACAACAAAGCTAGTAGTAACTCATATCAGTAACATCAGAGGTGAATGGATGGCCAGAGCAACTCCAAGAACCAAACCTCTTTTACTGGAACTTCTGCCGAAGCACGATGTCAAATCTGTTGGAAGATGGGACACCAAGCCCTTGACTACTTCCACCGCATAAAATTTGCCTAGCAGGGGAGGATCCACCCACGCAACTGGCAGCAATGGTTACTAGAAAAAACACTGCTCAAAACTCATCAGATGAACAAACATGGTATGCTAACAGTGGAGCCAACAACTATGTCATATCTGCTcttgagaatctgaaaattcaAGACTCTTACAAAGGTGATGAAGAAGTGGCAATAGGTAATGGTGATGATCTGTCCATAGCTCATACAAATTCCAGTACCCTCGGTAATTCCAATAATTCTTTCCAAATGAAAAAATCTTACAATGCCCCACTGTTGTTGGAAACTTACTAATCCATACAAAGTTTTGTGTTGATAATCattgttggatcattttgacTGACTCTCATTATTTTGTGAAGGACATTCGCACGAGGCAGACTTTTTCCTAGGGTGCAGTAGAGATGGACTTTATCCCATCATGCTTTCAAGGtcaataaataaaacaagaagacTCACTGCCTTCATAGGGGTCACAAGATTGTGTAACTTGGCATTGAAGACTAGGACATCCCACGTTACTAGTCTTTAACCAAGTCAGGAATCTTGTAAATCTTCCTATAACCAAATCAAGTCAACATAGTCCTTTGTGTGAGTCATGCCAATTGGAAAATCATGTGTTTACCCTTTTCAGAGTCAAATAATGTAACATCTCATCCCTTTGATTCATTCAGATCTATGGAGCTCACATGTTTCTTCTCCCAATGGATGCAAGtactatgttattttattgataatttctCGATATTCACTTGGCTATTTCCATTGCATGCCAAATTTTATACCTTTGATTGCTTTCTCAAATTAAAATGCCTAGTGGAGAACCTTTTTCCCACCAAAATAAAAGCATTTCAATCAGATGGAGGTGGAGAATTCACTTCTCATCACTTCAAACAGTTTCTAACCTCCCATGGGATTAATCAAAGAATCCCATACCCCTACACTCCTTAAGAAAATGGGTTGGCTGAGAGAAAACACTGACACATAGTCGAGACAGGTTTAGTCATGCTTGAACAATCCCATTTACCCTCTAATTTTGGGTAGACTCCTTTAACACTGTAGTATATCTTGTTAACAAACAACCAGATTACACCTTGCTATGTGTCTTTGGTTGTATTTGTTATCCCTTGCTTCGACCTTATAACAGTTACAAACTAACGTATCAGTCCAAAGATGTGTTTTCTTAGATTATAACTTTAACTACCGTGGCTATAGATGTTATGAATCTCATTTCAAAAAGGTCATCATCAGTAGACGTATGGTCGTTGATGAAACCAACTTTCTAGCAAAGGATTAGTCTCCATCTCTACCAAATGTGCTTGCAACAGAGTCTGTGCCGTCAGCAATTACTCCTTTACAGAGTGCACAAGTTGCCCAGGTATCATCTTTTATTCCAGCTGATAACTCTTCTCCTTTTCTCAGTAACAATCTTGGATGTACATCTTTGTCCATAGAATCCTCTCCCACTACAGACACCACCACCTCAAATCCCATCTTTGGCCATCCATCCTCCACAGATCTCACTTATGCCTCCAcctcatctcattccatgactACCCGCTCTCAATACTAGAAAAATCAAAGCattctcttatatattttaaaaattagtcttatatatttgataattacaattttaagtgtaaatattcttaaaatatgtaaGATTGCCCCCCAACACTCAAACACACAGTataatatcactcaaatatccTTAAGTCCATTAACATAATAGCCTTGATttgacatctctctctctttatttgccTTTGGTGTGTATTGTGGGGTTTGTTTAGTTTCatatcaatgatatcatataagtttttcttgtctttctaaGCTTACATagttacatgatttttttatttttttttctcatctagGTTATTCTCGACTTCATTGAGTTTCTTGCCTATCACCTATACATAATCTTCCTTTACAACCTTTGAGATGTTTTTAACCATATATTAATCAGTTAACTAGCTAGAAGTTTCAAAAGAGTTTATCTAATAGTTAAAACAAATCTAGAAGATTCTTGCATATGGGAGACAACAGATTTATCTAGCTAGATGATTGATGAGACATTTCTAAAGAGATATAGAGAGTATGTGAagaattcattttcttttgtgaagaatttattagttatttacatgctttttttttgttcacttattaatagtaatacaattatacaataaaaatataacgactttatattattagatactttttaagatttattcttgatctataaatttttcttaaagctTCGAAAAATATGAGTAAGCCGAgcttaattgtataattttatgacgtatgattatttttttatatagtcacgtgcaaaaaatatatattacttatgcTGACACATACGTCACACTTTGTCAATCGCCCCCAGACACCAAATCCTAGTCCCGCCCCTATCTCTGAATACCATCTCTATCATTCCACCAAGCATCCCATGGCTTTTCAATCCACTATATGTGTCACTCCATGCACTTTGCACTTTTGCTCAAGTAAACACATCACCCCATTGGCGCCAAGCCATGCAAGAAGAAGTTCATGCCCTTCAGTCCAATCATACATGGTTCTTAGGGTTCTCTTGATTGCTTCAAGGCTCGACTTGTGGCTATAGATCATTTCGAATAACAAGATGGGATAAATTACAATGAAACCTTCAATCCTATGGTTAAATGTTCCACCATCCACACCATTTTAGGTTTTGCAGTTCATTACCATTGGCCCATAAGACAACTAGAGGTATCCAAAGTCCTTCTCTATGGATCTCTTGAGGAATAAATCTTCATGGAGCAACCTCCTGGCTTCATCAATCCAGAATATCGAGTAATCTGAACGATATATCAGACGAACTATATGTACTGGTGCTTGGCCCTTCGAGGTGCactgctcgatattctgcatgtatttctcgaggaagtagatatcacacaattgatcAAGAACTTtataagaaaacacaaaatagtgaTGTCCttgtcgaaggaagtcatgatggagagaaTGTTGATTTCTACGGA encodes the following:
- the LOC121246937 gene encoding pentatricopeptide repeat-containing protein At2g22410, mitochondrial-like; amino-acid sequence: MFCTLKYSTVGSRLKNSLFHFHSRPTTFTHRFKSPIHQNLHHLLEKCSSMRELKLIHAQIILHGLTNENLTLGKLVSFCAIADTGDLEYARLVFNKAPEPNKFMYNSLIRGYSNGDDPMEAISLYRKMIGSGLSPNEFTLPFVLKACARKLACWVAVVVHGQAIKFGTGFHVCVQNALISVYVVCGSIGCARKMFDGISERTLVSWNLMIGGYSKMGFSKEAFLLFQEMRELGVEPDEFTLVSLLSLCSQVCDLDFGRFLHLYIEITGIEIDLIVRNALLDMYAKCGHLHAAKMVFDRMPNKNVVSWTSIVTAYAKHGLTLSAQKIFDNMPVKNVVSWNSMISSYVREGRCREALDLYLNMCDLRVVPDEATLVSILSACSQIGDLVMGKKIHNYICSNSSIHGVTLYNSLIDMYAKCGAPRIALDIFYKIPEKNTVSWNAIIGALALHGRGPEAIDLFEKMQACGVRPDEITFTALLSACSHSGLIDLGRHYFHKMSSIYGLSHEIEHYACMVDLLGRGGLLEEAIRLIGGMQMKPDVVVWCALLGACRTYGNIEVGRQILKQLLVMEPYNSGLYVLLSNIYCEAERWEDVKKIRKLMDDCGIQKCRAISLIEIDGCVQEFLVDDKRHEIWSSIHSMLDQLTQHLKFSGYSCNISSAYLDVDEI